A stretch of the Desulfuromonas sp. TF genome encodes the following:
- a CDS encoding YbeD family protein translates to MDEPSALSQLLEFPCDYQFKAFGPRDEDDSFVLAVREAVSSVVPVSGDGVRTRSSSRGTYLCVTISVRLHNADQVQAIYASLRRIESLKYLL, encoded by the coding sequence ATGGATGAGCCGTCCGCATTGTCTCAACTGCTGGAGTTTCCCTGTGATTATCAATTCAAGGCCTTCGGCCCCCGGGATGAAGATGACAGCTTCGTACTTGCCGTACGGGAAGCTGTTTCGTCTGTTGTCCCTGTTTCCGGTGATGGGGTGCGCACTCGATCCAGCAGCCGCGGAACCTATCTTTGTGTCACGATTTCAGTGCGTCTGCACAATGCCGATCAGGTCCAGGCGATCTACGCCTCACTGCGCCGGATCGAAAGCTTGAAATATCTTCTTTGA
- a CDS encoding PDZ domain-containing protein has product MDSPAVNKRRWRSAASFAGLFLAFFLVGAGTSPAAENSFGGVGLQVVPTIEGELVVLNVIEGAPAAKGGLLPGDLIIKVDDFSLKGSDFTEVVSRYLWGETGTAVTLKFLRPGKEGVHSATLRRTPLNTETDQPAGVRMLTPSKQ; this is encoded by the coding sequence ATGGATTCACCAGCTGTAAATAAGCGCCGGTGGCGGTCCGCCGCGAGTTTCGCCGGGCTTTTCCTCGCATTTTTTCTCGTGGGTGCCGGAACTTCGCCGGCCGCGGAAAATTCTTTCGGCGGTGTAGGGCTGCAGGTGGTTCCCACCATCGAAGGCGAACTCGTCGTGCTGAATGTGATCGAAGGAGCACCGGCGGCCAAGGGGGGCCTCCTTCCGGGTGATCTGATCATCAAGGTGGATGATTTTTCCCTGAAGGGGAGCGATTTCACTGAAGTCGTCTCCCGTTACCTGTGGGGAGAGACTGGCACGGCGGTAACTCTCAAGTTTCTTCGGCCGGGGAAAGAAGGAGTGCATTCGGCTACTCTCCGACGTACTCCTCTGAACACGGAGACGGATCAGCCGGCCGGAGTCAGGATGCTCACCCCTTCAAAGCAATAA
- the dut gene encoding dUTP diphosphatase, with the protein MEPLNIQVQCLREGAIVPRYMTECAAGMDLFACLDVSLRLAPGERSLVPTGIALAIPAGFEGQVRPRSGLALKKGLTLVNSPGTVDADYRGEIGVIMINHGAEEVIITPGDRIAQIVVAPVRRAVLTISESLEDTPRSCGGFGHTGS; encoded by the coding sequence ATGGAACCGCTGAATATTCAGGTGCAATGTCTGCGTGAGGGCGCTATTGTTCCTCGTTACATGACGGAGTGTGCCGCAGGCATGGATCTGTTTGCCTGTCTCGATGTTTCATTGCGACTGGCTCCCGGTGAGCGGAGCCTGGTCCCCACCGGCATCGCTCTGGCTATTCCGGCTGGATTTGAAGGGCAGGTGCGGCCGCGATCCGGCCTCGCACTGAAAAAGGGTCTGACCCTGGTCAATTCCCCCGGCACCGTCGACGCCGATTATCGTGGCGAGATCGGGGTCATCATGATCAATCACGGCGCTGAAGAGGTGATCATCACGCCGGGGGACCGCATCGCGCAGATAGTCGTTGCTCCGGTTCGCCGTGCTGTTTTAACCATATCCGAAAGCCTGGAAGATACGCCCCGAAGCTGCGGCGGATTCGGCCATACGGGATCATGA
- a CDS encoding L-threonylcarbamoyladenylate synthase — translation MVLNINPENPQPRLIHRVVESLKQGGVIAYPTDTTYGIGCDIFNKKGVKKIYQIKHRDPRKPFSFICADLSDVANYAQVSNFAFKTMKRNLPGPYTFVLEATRMVPDLLTTRQKTVGIRIPDNPIALAIVRELGHPLVTTSANVSGEETFNDPSLIDESMGRMLDMVVDGGILLGDPSTVVSLIDDKAEVLRQGSGDTSWIHQL, via the coding sequence ATGGTCCTGAACATCAATCCGGAAAATCCTCAGCCCCGGCTCATCCATCGAGTAGTGGAATCTCTCAAGCAGGGAGGGGTCATTGCCTACCCCACGGATACCACCTACGGGATCGGATGCGACATTTTCAACAAAAAAGGGGTCAAGAAAATTTATCAGATCAAGCACCGCGACCCCCGCAAGCCTTTCTCCTTTATCTGCGCCGATCTCTCGGATGTGGCCAATTACGCCCAAGTCAGTAACTTCGCCTTCAAAACGATGAAGAGGAACCTGCCCGGACCTTATACCTTTGTCCTCGAGGCAACCCGCATGGTTCCGGATCTCCTGACCACCCGCCAGAAGACGGTAGGTATCCGGATTCCAGATAATCCTATCGCACTGGCCATCGTCCGTGAACTTGGGCACCCCCTGGTCACCACCAGCGCCAACGTTTCCGGCGAAGAAACCTTTAACGACCCTTCCCTGATCGACGAATCCATGGGGCGGATGCTCGACATGGTGGTGGACGGCGGAATCCTGCTCGGGGATCCCTCCACGGTCGTCAGTCTTATCGACGACAAGGCCGAGGTGCTGCGGCAGGGGAGCGGGGATACTTCATGGATTCACCAGCTGTAA